GTAGTTAGGAACTGTAATGGTATCCTAATTGATCGCTAAAGTTTTATGTGGCACAGTTGTATTTTTTAGGTCCCCAACGAATAAGGTGCAGATTGGTCAATTAAGGAGGAGCAATCTGAAACGTATGTGTTGGGGTCGGAAAATATACATTTGTATCACATAAAACTTTAGACTTCTATTAGGATACCATTTCTTTTCCCAACTACTAGGTTTCATAAGGTCAAACTAGCCTCCAAATCCATGAAATAAACTACAAGCTGTCTACAGTAGAGGCTTTTCAAACTATTTTccctaaatttaatttaaataacttaaaatgctctGAACTCCTTAACATTTTGAAGGATCTTTTGCGTATTGGAGGAAAGTCTTAGGCCATAATATTTCCGGGGATTTAAAATTGTCATAATGTTggtttttgatgattttttgcACTTCAACGATATGTAGACCTATGCGTAGGTAGTGTATTGGGTTTTGTATgaataaaatttcaagtaattaacttttttcctaaatttattttaaataaaatgatcCTTAAATTTTAGCTAGATCTTTGACACATTATAGGAAAGTCCGgggatttaaaatgtcaaataattattatttccaACTCCTTTTTATCGTCGATTTCGAATGAAGGGCCGATTAGTGATATCACATCATAGAGAGGTTTTACATACCGAGataccactgctgaaaatatttttctgatgtatTCGCTGGGATTTGTACCCTGACTTCATAAGCAAGCAAGCTAATTTCAGCTTCACGGTGGCGATTTGTTTAGACTTCCTTTCTAACTAGATGCCAGAATGATTAAcagatttagctgacattttgcatgatgtatttcgcgttgatttccaacatcctttTACTCCTGTTAGGGTCATGGGCATTTACAATTGCGCTTCCgtttaggttgggttaggtaagagtgggaGCCCTTTACAGAtccacttagacaattttaagtccattgtgataccacagtagcgacagaccaaggcttctggcggcaGTCGAACCTACGACCTCTGCACTGGTAATCGGCGACCGGGGCGCTGCGCTCCAGTTTTAGTTTAGTCCTTCTTAACTACATTGCGTGATTTCATTCCAAGTAAGGATCGCTGCGATACTTGTCTCCAGGCATGAGAAGGGCGTCCTCTACATCGACTGCCCTGGGAGTTTCATTCTACTGTTTATCCAGTAGCGGATATTCTTGGAGTATGGCCAATCCATTCCCATTTACGTCTTCTGTTTACAATATAAATTGGCTGTCGTTGAGTAATTTTCCAGATGTATTTGTTGTGCATCTACCTCCTGTTAGGCTCTTTAAAATTCCACCTACAAAAAGAAATCTTTACGAAGAACTTGCCGAACACCATCCATGGAAGGGGTTTTAAAAGATTTgtgcccatattcacaaaacttaattcaGCTTTAAACACGGTTTTTTTTGAaagttctataaagaaaatctttaaaataaaccCACTTTAAAGCTGCATAAAGTTTTGTTAATATATACATTGGTCTTTTCGCACTAAATGAACTTTACgtggtttatttttatttaaataacttaaaatgactgtaacTCCTTAACTTTTATTCTGATATTAAGAGTAATCataataaaaagaattaaacCGCTATCATTCTGAAGATTTCTTCTCTCCTTTCCGATATTAACGTAATCTATTGTAAATATATTTGCTTAAAActatttctttccttttttcccCTTTTGTAGTTCATTTCATATCACCATGAAATTCCTTACCTTTGTTGCTATTTTTGCCGCTTGCTTGGCCATGGCCATTGCTGATGATGAGAAATATACCACCAAGTATGACAATGTTGATCTTGATGAAATTCTTAAATCCGATCGTCTATTCAAAAACTATTATAACTGCTTGGTGGATCAAGGCAAATGCACTCCCGATGGTCgtgaattgaaaacaattttgccCGATGCCCTCAAAACTGAATGCAGTAAATGTAACGAGAAGCAAAAGGAAGGTGCCGACAAAGTAATTCGTTTCATGATTGAAAACAAAGCTGAAGAATGGAAAGCCTTGCAGGCTAAATACGATCCTGAGCAGGTCTACTACAACAAATACAAGGCGGAAGCTGAGAAGCGTGGCATTAAAGTTTAAATAAGTTTGTAAACGGCAAAGGACAGAACAACGATCATAGTAAATACTCGGAAAAATTGTGATCTGAATTAtgttaaaaaaagttttgtacCAATTCCCTAAAACATGACCATTTTATACCATTTCCCtagaaaatgtattaaaaaaagtattaaCTCAGTTGGTAGATTAAATGTATTACTATTAAGAAATCCTGTTGGctgtaataaaattttcaaagaatagCAATCAAAATTGTTGAAGTCTTTTTTCAAAACTGACGTAGATTCACACGTTTAACCTGAACCTCAAAATTGTGCACATTTGTTATACCTTCCATCAtgcaccttgaaatattgatctgagacggAACAAAGTTCATACTACATTTTCCCGATCGGTTGACTTCTTATTGGGGCAACGTCCTAGGTATTTGGATTCAAATGTtgacaccatattcgtgttctactcaagaaaacttttaatttgattcccatattgtcccgatcggtccactttgattcgCTTTGATACTTGTGGGTCGGCTTTGGGCCTGGGGCGGTTCCTGGGTACttgaatccaatttttaataccatatgcgtcctgtattctacttttaaatacttccattttaaacccatattgtccaaagcagttaaagtgtcctgttgagtGGGAGACTTCCCCAACGCTAAAGTTGGCATTTTCAatccaagttcgtactctacttgttaatacctttcatttgatacccatattgtcccaatcggtaaacatggggtaagttttgggatggggcgtcacCCCAGgttattcttgattgtctggacattgccatgtccatccgtctgtcggaaACACGTTAACTTTTGTAGGAAGCtaagtgcttgaaattttgcaccaatgcttaatagtgtaggtcggttggaattgttgatgggccatatcggtccatgttttgatatgtagttgccaaataaaccgatctcagatcttacattcttgagcctctagagaacgcaaacattatcctatttagctgaaatttagcatgatgtgttttgtttgacTTCTAGCCACTAAGCCAAgggtggtccaaatcggttcataacctgatgtagctatctgctgatttaatttcttgatccACTTGAGCAATTGGTTAAGACTTCTAAcagccgtgccaaatttggacaaaataggACAAATTTGGACAATTCCTTATCTACCTCCGAATAAGACAGATCaatcgatttaacttcttgcgcccctagagggagaaattattatccgatttgattgaaatttttacctTTAAGTTTTGTTTCGAGTTCCAAAATACACGCtaggtatgatctaaatcggttaataagttgatatagctaccatataaaccgatcatcagTTTTGACGTCTTAGGCCTCTAGAAGGTGCATCATTTCTTTTGAATTCTAACAGCCACGACAAGTATTGTCCATAATTTGACAGAACttctatatatttgaaaaagtcattcaaagaacttgtcaccTGCGATCCAAGATGGagcggttttacttgtttttcattgatgtattgggttgcccaaaaagtaattgcggatttttcatatagtcggcgttgacaaatttttttacagcttgtgactctgtaattgaattctttcttctgtcagttaacagctgttacttttagcttgttttagaaaaaaaagtgtaaaaaaagtatgtttgataaaagttcattctaagttttattaaaaatgcatttactttcttttaaaaaatccgcaattactttttggccaacccaatagttcGGTTGGAATTCTAAGGGGACCAATTCGCCCTTTATTAGATAAAGTTTCCATTTAAATCAGAGTTTTGCTTGACCCTTTGGCCACTGAAGGACACaatttctattatgactttcaacactaAATAAACTGAAGGGATTGATAATCGCGTTGTTGTTTGACATCcgagtttg
The genomic region above belongs to Stomoxys calcitrans chromosome 5, idStoCalc2.1, whole genome shotgun sequence and contains:
- the LOC106085416 gene encoding ejaculatory bulb-specific protein 3-like precursor; amino-acid sequence: MKFLTFVAIFAACLAMAIADDEKYTTKYDNVDLDEILKSDRLFKNYYNCLVDQGKCTPDGRELKTILPDALKTECSKCNEKQKEGADKVIRFMIENKAEEWKALQAKYDPEQVYYNKYKAEAEKRGIKV